One part of the Prochlorococcus marinus str. MIT 9313 genome encodes these proteins:
- a CDS encoding DUF4278 domain-containing protein yields MTTLLYRGQQYAQHKEVAPKQLVELTYRRTVYANNKLKAAQTHPVLTYRGQEYQK; encoded by the coding sequence ATGACCACGCTTCTTTATCGCGGCCAGCAGTATGCCCAGCACAAAGAAGTTGCACCTAAGCAACTCGTAGAACTGACATACCGCCGCACTGTCTACGCAAACAACAAGCTGAAAGCAGCCCAGACCCATCCTGTGCTCACCTATCGCGGACAGGAGTACCAGAAGTAA
- a CDS encoding SIMPL domain-containing protein produces MTSPQSRSLLSKCTDNTWQLLRRTPPMVFATAVFVCGIVAASSILVKGIRSSNDTITVTGASTERITSDYVDWSVNVKQTGYNQQTSYQLLKPSLEKTIVFLKANGVKPDEIELGTVRSNKDQVRNPKTGELLSTTWTTTQAVLIGSWDVKKIHMISGKISALIGEGVPLSINRPSYTFTKLAAKRVDMLAKATRDARKRAKAIAQEAGSSIGAITNADTGTFQITVPNSTQMSSYGSYDTSTIKKDITAVMGVTFRVE; encoded by the coding sequence ATGACCTCACCGCAAAGTCGAAGCTTGCTAAGCAAGTGTACTGATAATACTTGGCAGCTGCTGCGACGCACTCCACCAATGGTCTTTGCAACTGCTGTTTTCGTTTGCGGCATCGTCGCGGCATCTTCAATCTTAGTGAAAGGAATTCGCAGTAGTAATGACACAATTACTGTCACCGGAGCCAGTACGGAGCGGATTACGAGCGACTATGTCGATTGGTCTGTAAATGTTAAACAAACTGGGTACAACCAGCAGACTTCCTATCAGCTGCTAAAACCATCGTTAGAAAAAACGATTGTCTTTCTAAAAGCTAATGGGGTCAAGCCTGATGAGATAGAATTAGGAACTGTTAGGTCTAATAAAGATCAAGTTCGCAACCCAAAAACGGGAGAACTTCTATCAACAACTTGGACGACAACTCAAGCTGTTCTGATCGGAAGTTGGGATGTTAAAAAAATCCACATGATTTCAGGAAAGATCAGTGCCCTAATTGGTGAAGGGGTACCTCTTTCAATTAATCGACCCTCCTACACTTTTACAAAGCTTGCAGCCAAGCGAGTTGACATGCTCGCAAAAGCTACTCGTGATGCACGGAAACGTGCAAAGGCTATTGCCCAGGAAGCAGGCTCGAGTATTGGCGCAATTACCAACGCCGATACCGGCACATTCCAGATCACAGTGCCTAACTCTACACAAATGAGTAGTTATGGATCATACGACACCAGCACAATCAAAAAAGACATCACCGCGGTTATGGGGGTAACATTTAGGGTTGAATGA
- a CDS encoding SDR family NAD(P)-dependent oxidoreductase, producing MMRTILISGASRGIGRAIAERMLADGHRLSLGLRDPKCLIGSSLDPAIAGSEQVFLHPYEAQDVNAAESWVSASLAHFSGFDSLIHCAGIFHRTPIRFNDNQQHEIDQLWQVNVMGPWMLSRAAWSQLECHAEARIIVLVSMSGKRSKGRLAGYTVSKFALMGLCQTMRNEGWEQGIRVTAICPGWVNTDMAARVKSLPKEAMTQPDDIASLSSNLLQLPNSCVPFELSMNCTHEI from the coding sequence ATGATGCGCACCATCTTGATCAGTGGTGCCAGTCGAGGTATCGGCCGAGCAATTGCCGAACGAATGTTGGCTGATGGCCATCGTCTTAGCCTTGGCCTACGGGACCCTAAATGCCTAATTGGCAGCTCACTTGACCCGGCAATCGCTGGTTCTGAACAAGTGTTCCTACATCCCTATGAAGCTCAGGACGTTAACGCTGCCGAAAGCTGGGTATCGGCAAGCTTGGCTCATTTCAGTGGTTTCGATAGTTTGATTCACTGTGCAGGCATATTTCATCGCACGCCCATACGGTTTAATGATAACCAGCAGCATGAGATTGATCAGCTCTGGCAGGTGAATGTCATGGGCCCATGGATGCTCAGCCGCGCTGCTTGGTCTCAGCTTGAATGTCATGCTGAGGCGCGCATCATTGTGTTGGTGTCAATGAGTGGCAAGCGCTCCAAGGGCCGCTTGGCTGGCTACACCGTTAGTAAGTTTGCTCTGATGGGCCTTTGTCAGACCATGCGTAACGAAGGATGGGAGCAAGGCATCCGCGTGACAGCGATTTGTCCAGGTTGGGTCAATACCGATATGGCTGCCAGGGTTAAGTCTTTGCCCAAAGAGGCGATGACTCAGCCTGATGACATCGCCTCTTTGAGCTCAAATTTGCTACAGCTACCGAACAGTTGTGTACCGTTTGAACTGAGCATGAACTGCACACATGAGATCTAA